The Methanosarcina acetivorans C2A genome includes the window TACATAATTGCAATGATAAGACCTGAAAAGCTTGATGCGGTCAAACGAGAACTTCAGAAAGTTGAAGTTAATAGGTTGACAGTATCTTCGGTTTCGGGTTATGGTGCACAAAAAGGGCAGCTGGAAATATACAGGGCGATGGAGTTTGAAGCAGACCTTCTTGAGAAAATCAAGATTGAAATTGCCGTAAACGATGAATTCCTGTATCCTACGATTGAAGCGATAAAGAGCGGAGCAAAGGGCAGTGAAGGGCATATAGGAAGTGGCAAGATATTCGTACTCCCGCTTGAAGATGTTATAAGGATCCGTACGGACGAAAGCGGACCTGTT containing:
- a CDS encoding P-II family nitrogen regulator; amino-acid sequence: MKYIIAMIRPEKLDAVKRELQKVEVNRLTVSSVSGYGAQKGQLEIYRAMEFEADLLEKIKIEIAVNDEFLYPTIEAIKSGAKGSEGHIGSGKIFVLPLEDVIRIRTDESGPVAI